A DNA window from Paraburkholderia sp. IMGN_8 contains the following coding sequences:
- a CDS encoding AraC family transcriptional regulator has product MAMHPPGATVPISLVQGFLDGVSARSDVLDRYLEGASISPALLTEPGARVTEAQFAALYRALAIEFDDEMPGIFARPLRNGTLKFLCLSLLDAPNLETAMHRFGQFMHIVLDDFRFESRRSALVADVALGQGAAAVSVLGQELMLKLAHGVASWLVGQKIPLLQVRFAFPRPPHAHEYLYLFPGPVQFDCEQTLMQFSASFFDMPIRQRKANLRKFLARAPEDWIFVAFDEQLTSHRVREYLASRLPDMSSIEEAAQGLHCSVRTLCRHLAAEGAAFQTLKNELRRDIAIQRLTGTEDTIAAIAGDIGFDDPTAFHRAFRHWTGSTPGAYRRGT; this is encoded by the coding sequence ATGGCCATGCATCCACCCGGCGCGACCGTACCGATCTCCCTCGTCCAAGGTTTTCTCGACGGCGTGAGCGCACGGTCAGACGTCCTCGACCGATACCTCGAAGGAGCCAGCATCTCTCCAGCCCTGTTGACTGAGCCCGGCGCGCGCGTGACGGAGGCGCAGTTCGCGGCGCTGTACCGCGCACTGGCAATCGAGTTCGACGACGAAATGCCGGGCATCTTCGCCCGGCCATTGCGCAATGGCACGCTGAAATTCCTGTGCCTGAGTCTCCTCGACGCGCCGAACCTGGAAACCGCGATGCATCGGTTCGGCCAGTTCATGCATATCGTGCTCGATGACTTCCGGTTCGAATCCCGCCGCAGCGCTCTGGTGGCTGATGTCGCGCTAGGACAGGGAGCCGCGGCCGTCAGCGTCCTTGGTCAGGAATTGATGCTGAAACTCGCGCACGGCGTGGCGTCCTGGCTCGTCGGCCAGAAGATTCCGCTGCTGCAAGTCCGCTTTGCGTTTCCGCGTCCACCGCATGCGCATGAATATCTCTACCTCTTTCCTGGACCTGTCCAGTTCGACTGTGAACAGACGCTGATGCAGTTCAGCGCGTCTTTCTTCGACATGCCAATTCGCCAGCGCAAGGCGAACCTGCGTAAGTTTCTCGCGCGGGCGCCCGAAGACTGGATCTTTGTGGCGTTCGACGAACAACTCACGAGCCACCGCGTCAGGGAATACCTGGCCTCCCGCTTGCCCGACATGTCGTCAATCGAGGAAGCCGCGCAAGGCCTGCACTGCTCGGTGCGGACGTTGTGCCGCCATCTTGCCGCCGAGGGTGCCGCGTTTCAGACGCTGAAGAACGAATTGCGACGGGATATCGCGATTCAACGCCTCACGGGAACCGAGGACACGATCGCGGCGATTGCCGGCGACATCGGCTTCGATGATCCGACCGCCTTCCATCGGGCCTTCCGGCACTGGACGGGCAGCACACCCGGCGCGTATCGCCGCGGCACCTGA
- a CDS encoding XRE family transcriptional regulator, producing MNVHETNIGHLDRSIEGVRLVRALAARLDRAFKRADIGSARAATWLGVPEYDVQYWPQGITVPPLNACMRLAADLNLDGHWLCTGQATVID from the coding sequence ATGAATGTCCATGAGACGAATATCGGTCACCTCGACCGTAGCATCGAGGGCGTCCGCCTGGTGCGAGCCCTGGCCGCGCGTCTCGACAGGGCCTTCAAACGGGCAGACATCGGCTCGGCGCGCGCAGCGACGTGGCTGGGCGTACCCGAATACGACGTGCAATATTGGCCACAGGGAATCACCGTCCCGCCGTTGAACGCCTGTATGCGTCTCGCCGCCGACCTCAATCTCGACGGTCACTGGCTTTGCACCGGGCAGGCAACTGTCATCGACTAA
- a CDS encoding acyl-CoA dehydrogenase codes for MSYSAPVKDMLFAINELAGLDHVSTLPGFEDATVETAQAVLEEAARFNTDVLAPLNFEGDRNPSSWKDGAVTASPGFKEAFQQFAEGGWQGVVHPIEYGGQGLPKLLATPCIEMLNAANLSLALCPLLTDGAIEALLTAGSEEQKQRYVPKLISGEWTGTMNLTEPQAGSDLALVRTRAEPQGDGTYRIFGTKIFITWGEHDMAGNIVHLVLARIPDAPEGVRGISLFIVPKFMINDDGTLGARNDVHCVSIEHKLGIKASPTAVLQFGDHGGAIGYLIGEANRGLEYMFIMMNAARFGVGVQGIAVADRAHQKAVAYAKERVQSRPVDGSAKQSVAIIQHPDVRRMLATMRALTEGARALTYVAAAHSDIAHRHADEAVRADHQAIYEYLVPVVKGWSTELSIDVASLGVQVHGGMGFIEETGAAQYYRDARILTIYEGTTAIQANDLVGRKTLRDGGAVAKVLIEQIDETLSALWEHASYESSPAFQVLYRHLAAGRVALANVVEFVLARAQQEPNVVFAGSVSYLKLAGIVLAGWQFARALLVATEKRSDDPSFYDAKIATAHCFATQVLPQALAWEAAIVGAQDDVGVLALTEDQF; via the coding sequence ATGAGCTATTCGGCCCCCGTCAAGGACATGCTGTTCGCCATTAATGAACTTGCAGGTCTCGATCACGTATCGACGCTGCCCGGCTTCGAGGACGCGACGGTTGAAACTGCGCAGGCAGTGCTCGAAGAAGCCGCCCGCTTTAACACGGACGTGCTGGCGCCACTGAATTTCGAAGGAGACAGGAACCCGAGCAGTTGGAAGGATGGTGCGGTCACCGCCTCGCCGGGCTTCAAGGAAGCATTTCAGCAGTTCGCCGAGGGCGGCTGGCAGGGTGTCGTTCACCCCATCGAATATGGCGGCCAGGGCTTGCCGAAACTGCTTGCCACACCGTGCATCGAAATGCTGAATGCCGCGAACCTGTCGCTTGCGCTGTGTCCGTTGTTGACCGACGGCGCGATCGAGGCGCTGTTGACCGCGGGCAGCGAGGAGCAGAAGCAACGCTACGTGCCAAAGCTGATCTCCGGCGAGTGGACCGGTACGATGAACCTCACTGAACCGCAGGCCGGTTCCGATCTCGCGCTCGTGCGCACACGCGCCGAACCGCAAGGCGACGGCACGTACCGGATTTTCGGAACGAAGATCTTCATCACCTGGGGCGAGCACGATATGGCGGGGAACATCGTGCACCTTGTGCTCGCGCGCATACCGGACGCGCCCGAAGGTGTGAGGGGTATTTCGCTCTTCATCGTCCCGAAGTTCATGATCAACGACGACGGCACGCTTGGCGCGCGCAACGACGTGCATTGTGTGTCGATCGAACACAAGCTGGGCATCAAGGCGAGCCCCACTGCAGTGCTGCAATTTGGCGATCACGGAGGCGCAATCGGTTACCTGATCGGCGAGGCGAACCGCGGCCTCGAGTACATGTTCATCATGATGAACGCGGCGCGCTTCGGTGTCGGCGTGCAGGGCATCGCTGTTGCCGATCGCGCGCACCAGAAAGCCGTTGCCTATGCGAAGGAGCGTGTGCAGAGTCGGCCGGTTGACGGTTCGGCTAAACAGTCAGTGGCGATTATTCAGCATCCCGACGTGCGCCGCATGCTCGCGACGATGCGCGCGTTGACTGAAGGAGCCCGTGCGCTCACCTACGTCGCTGCTGCCCACAGCGACATCGCGCATCGTCACGCCGACGAGGCGGTGCGAGCCGACCATCAGGCGATCTACGAATATCTGGTGCCAGTCGTGAAGGGTTGGAGTACGGAGCTGTCGATCGACGTCGCGAGCCTGGGCGTACAGGTGCATGGCGGGATGGGTTTCATCGAAGAGACTGGTGCCGCGCAGTACTACCGCGACGCGCGCATCCTGACGATCTACGAAGGCACGACTGCGATCCAGGCGAACGACCTGGTCGGACGCAAGACGCTCCGCGACGGCGGCGCGGTCGCCAAGGTGCTGATTGAGCAGATTGACGAAACCCTCTCAGCGTTGTGGGAGCATGCCTCGTATGAGTCCAGCCCAGCGTTCCAGGTGCTTTACCGTCATCTTGCGGCAGGTCGCGTGGCGCTGGCGAACGTCGTCGAGTTTGTGCTCGCCCGAGCCCAGCAGGAACCGAACGTGGTGTTTGCCGGCAGTGTGTCGTATCTGAAGCTGGCCGGCATCGTGCTGGCTGGCTGGCAGTTCGCCCGGGCGCTACTGGTGGCCACGGAGAAGCGCAGCGACGATCCGTCGTTCTACGACGCGAAGATCGCGACGGCACACTGTTTCGCGACGCAGGTCCTGCCGCAGGCACTCGCGTGGGAAGCGGCCATTGTCGGCGCGCAGGATGACGTGGGCGTGCTGGCGCTGACGGAAGACCAGTTCTGA
- a CDS encoding porin yields the protein MRAISRGICGATLALLAGHAVAQSSVTLYGVVDVFGQYLNNGGTHSFSERSGGSTASLFGFKGSEDLGGKLTAEFDLESGFNVNNGTFFADSNALFYRQAWIGLSHADFGSLTFGRQYQPSFKVVYPADPFRINEVISPIAAAVLAIDRNTLSTQYATGRTSNSVNYQSPNLSGFTFNAMYAFSATVTQPLPSTSGNFLDVSATYSNYGLFAGFGYQYQHAGQLSFPGLPGRLDLVGTAHYTGALAYRFGIVNLQVAYLYVQPKDAAAGSLAARLGTVHSVSIVEVGATIQATAQDAIQIAVIERNVRGSHDNTPGIEVGAEHYLTKRTSVYMRAGYMKNNGSATTSWPGITVTEPNASQTLVLMGMTHRF from the coding sequence ATGCGTGCCATCAGTCGGGGAATTTGCGGTGCTACGTTGGCTCTTTTAGCAGGCCATGCAGTAGCGCAGTCGAGTGTGACACTCTATGGCGTGGTCGACGTTTTTGGTCAGTATCTGAACAACGGCGGAACTCATTCCTTTTCCGAAAGAAGTGGCGGCTCCACAGCGTCCCTTTTCGGGTTCAAGGGGAGTGAGGACCTCGGCGGTAAATTGACGGCCGAATTCGACCTCGAGAGCGGCTTCAACGTGAACAACGGGACGTTCTTCGCGGACAGCAATGCGCTCTTCTACCGTCAGGCGTGGATCGGGTTGAGTCATGCCGACTTCGGTTCGCTGACCTTCGGTCGTCAGTATCAACCGAGCTTCAAGGTCGTCTATCCCGCCGACCCCTTCCGCATCAACGAAGTGATTTCGCCGATCGCCGCGGCCGTCCTCGCAATTGACCGAAACACCTTGTCGACGCAGTACGCCACCGGACGCACCAGCAATTCGGTCAACTATCAATCGCCGAATCTGAGCGGTTTCACGTTCAACGCGATGTACGCGTTCTCTGCGACGGTCACGCAGCCTTTGCCGTCAACGTCGGGGAATTTTCTCGATGTATCGGCAACCTATTCCAACTATGGTCTGTTTGCGGGTTTCGGATATCAGTATCAGCATGCTGGACAGCTGAGCTTTCCCGGACTTCCTGGCCGCCTGGATCTGGTGGGAACGGCTCACTACACGGGGGCACTTGCTTACCGGTTCGGCATCGTGAACCTGCAGGTCGCCTATCTGTACGTGCAACCCAAAGATGCCGCGGCGGGTTCACTCGCGGCCCGTCTTGGTACGGTCCATTCCGTCAGCATTGTTGAAGTGGGGGCGACGATTCAGGCGACGGCGCAGGATGCCATCCAGATCGCCGTAATTGAACGTAATGTGCGTGGTTCACACGACAACACGCCGGGAATAGAAGTGGGCGCAGAACATTACCTTACGAAGCGCACGTCCGTGTACATGCGGGCAGGCTATATGAAGAACAATGGAAGCGCGACGACGAGCTGGCCCGGCATCACCGTGACCGAACCCAACGCGTCGCAGACGCTGGTGCTGATGGGCATGACGCACCGGTTCTAG
- a CDS encoding 3-ketoacyl-ACP reductase, with protein MTQRIAYVTGGMGGIGTAICQRLHADGLTVVAGCGPNSPRRERWLAEQAELGFSFVASEGNVSDWESTEAAFAKVKKEVGDIDVLVNNAGITRDGVFRKMSRGNWNDVINTNLTSLFNVTKQVIEEMVGKGWGRIINISSVNGQKGQFGQTNYSTAKAGIHGFTMSLAQEVATKGITVNTVSPGYIGTDMVRAVRPEVLDAIVQSIPVRRLGEATEIASIVSWLASAEAGFATGADFSLNGGLHMG; from the coding sequence ATGACACAGCGAATTGCATACGTAACCGGCGGTATGGGAGGAATTGGTACCGCGATATGTCAGCGACTGCACGCGGACGGACTGACGGTTGTGGCGGGATGTGGGCCTAACTCGCCGCGACGCGAGCGGTGGCTGGCCGAGCAGGCGGAGCTTGGATTTTCCTTCGTCGCCTCGGAGGGCAATGTCAGCGACTGGGAATCGACCGAAGCTGCTTTCGCAAAGGTGAAGAAAGAAGTGGGTGACATCGACGTGCTCGTGAACAACGCTGGCATTACGCGGGACGGAGTGTTCAGGAAGATGTCTCGCGGAAACTGGAACGATGTCATCAACACAAACCTGACGAGTCTCTTCAACGTGACCAAGCAGGTTATCGAGGAGATGGTCGGCAAGGGTTGGGGCCGCATCATCAACATTTCGTCTGTGAATGGACAGAAAGGGCAGTTCGGCCAGACCAACTATTCGACAGCAAAAGCCGGTATTCATGGCTTCACGATGTCGCTGGCCCAGGAAGTGGCGACAAAGGGCATCACCGTGAATACGGTTTCGCCGGGGTACATCGGAACCGATATGGTTCGTGCCGTACGCCCAGAAGTACTGGACGCAATCGTACAGAGCATCCCGGTACGCCGTCTCGGGGAAGCTACGGAAATTGCCTCGATCGTCTCGTGGCTTGCCAGCGCCGAAGCAGGCTTTGCGACCGGTGCAGATTTCTCATTGAACGGTGGCCTGCACATGGGCTAG
- a CDS encoding SMP-30/gluconolactonase/LRE family protein encodes MMWKAAALYDAGKPCGVEATAVMYLAAEAAFETALRAVRMHGDFGFAKAYHVERGLRESVLPRLAPVSQEFALCYVAEQALGLPKSYDWRNDPSTPTNLEQCDMRMNRVKTMLILPMLTLLVLLATPLAANAWERGKVERFATLPPGEAHPEGITVDREGNIYVATVAANKPKTSDGTLLVFDPQGKHLRTVGVKGSSRLLLDIDFHPQTGKLLVVDYQTAKVLSVDPRTGASSVFMTVTGKDPGLDGLGFDAAGNVYVTDAHQGIIWKVGPDGGEGSAWVTSPLLKPTRLPPAIGANDMAFNNEKTAMFVSNTANDTIVKIPVTGSTLEPGTPEVFVNRVGGGPDKLMIDEHDNIWIACNQSNEILVLEPTQGRVIAKLGDFGGIDRDGAPIGFLWPTSFVFHGEDVLVTNLSLDYAAALSQHSDELGLTHLVAKNQRTIDGPWAAQVKVHTISKIKKRIPEGPDLDLATRQQDPAALLH; translated from the coding sequence ATGATGTGGAAGGCGGCTGCGCTCTACGACGCCGGCAAGCCCTGCGGCGTCGAGGCCACGGCGGTCATGTACCTCGCAGCAGAAGCCGCCTTCGAGACGGCATTGCGTGCCGTGCGTATGCATGGCGACTTCGGCTTCGCCAAGGCGTACCACGTGGAGCGCGGCTTGCGCGAAAGCGTGTTGCCCCGGCTCGCCCCGGTGAGCCAGGAGTTCGCGCTGTGCTACGTCGCCGAGCAGGCGCTCGGATTGCCGAAATCGTATGACTGGCGTAACGATCCATCAACCCCCACGAACCTGGAACAGTGCGACATGAGAATGAACAGAGTCAAGACGATGCTGATATTGCCGATGCTGACATTGCTGGTGTTGCTGGCGACGCCGCTCGCCGCCAACGCCTGGGAGCGCGGCAAGGTCGAGCGCTTTGCCACGTTGCCCCCGGGTGAGGCACATCCCGAGGGGATCACCGTGGATCGCGAGGGCAACATCTATGTCGCCACGGTGGCGGCGAACAAACCCAAGACGAGTGACGGAACGCTCCTTGTGTTCGACCCTCAGGGCAAGCACCTACGGACTGTCGGCGTCAAGGGCTCGAGCAGACTATTGCTTGACATTGACTTCCATCCGCAGACAGGCAAGTTGCTCGTGGTCGATTACCAGACCGCGAAGGTTCTGAGCGTCGATCCCAGGACGGGTGCCTCATCCGTGTTCATGACGGTCACGGGGAAGGACCCCGGCCTCGACGGGTTGGGGTTCGACGCCGCGGGCAATGTGTACGTGACCGACGCCCACCAGGGCATTATCTGGAAAGTCGGACCAGACGGCGGCGAAGGGTCGGCGTGGGTCACAAGCCCGCTGCTCAAGCCGACGAGGCTACCACCAGCCATCGGTGCGAATGATATGGCGTTCAATAACGAGAAGACGGCGATGTTCGTCTCCAACACGGCGAACGACACGATTGTCAAGATACCGGTGACTGGCTCGACGCTCGAACCCGGCACGCCTGAAGTCTTCGTCAACCGCGTCGGCGGTGGCCCCGACAAACTCATGATCGACGAGCACGACAACATCTGGATCGCGTGCAACCAGTCCAACGAGATTCTCGTGCTCGAGCCGACGCAGGGCCGGGTGATTGCCAAGCTCGGCGACTTCGGCGGAATCGATCGCGACGGGGCACCCATCGGCTTTCTGTGGCCGACTAGTTTCGTATTCCATGGCGAGGACGTTCTTGTCACTAACCTGTCTCTGGATTACGCCGCTGCACTTTCGCAGCATAGTGACGAGCTTGGCTTGACGCATCTCGTGGCCAAGAATCAGCGGACAATCGATGGACCGTGGGCTGCCCAGGTGAAGGTCCACACGATCTCGAAAATCAAGAAGCGGATACCAGAAGGTCCGGACCTCGACCTCGCAACACGCCAACAAGATCCTGCTGCCCTTCTCCACTGA
- the phaP gene encoding TIGR01841 family phasin (Members of this family are phasins (small proteins associated with inclusions such as PHA granules). Note that several different families of phasins have been named PhaP despite very little sequence similarity to each other.), with protein sequence MSSPTTEQLVAAQKAGVETTFAMLNKAFEGVEKLVELNVQAVKSTLAENQEVVIKALLAKEPQELFSQPTSEAQPATGKVQSYWRHVYEILSSTQAGFAALTEAQYKQLRSDAQAFIDGLAKNAPSGNETAWTAWKTFITTASQTVNSAYETAAKAAKQAVETVESNLNSASSAKRPRHAVVPVEAVENQ encoded by the coding sequence ATGAGCAGTCCTACGACTGAGCAACTGGTCGCCGCACAGAAAGCCGGCGTCGAAACAACGTTTGCTATGCTGAATAAAGCGTTTGAAGGCGTCGAAAAGCTCGTCGAGCTGAACGTTCAAGCCGTCAAATCGACCCTTGCTGAAAATCAGGAAGTCGTCATCAAGGCTCTTTTGGCCAAAGAGCCACAGGAGCTGTTTTCGCAACCGACGAGTGAGGCGCAACCCGCCACTGGAAAGGTGCAGTCGTACTGGCGCCACGTTTACGAAATCCTCTCCAGCACCCAGGCCGGATTTGCGGCGCTCACCGAAGCACAGTACAAGCAGCTCCGGAGCGATGCGCAGGCTTTCATCGACGGCCTCGCGAAAAACGCGCCGTCGGGAAATGAAACCGCATGGACGGCATGGAAGACATTCATCACGACAGCAAGCCAGACGGTCAACTCAGCGTACGAAACTGCGGCGAAAGCCGCCAAGCAGGCAGTGGAGACTGTCGAAAGCAACCTCAACTCTGCGTCCTCTGCCAAACGGCCTCGCCATGCGGTTGTACCCGTCGAAGCTGTTGAAAATCAGTAG